One genomic region from Erythrobacter mangrovi encodes:
- a CDS encoding alpha/beta fold hydrolase, with the protein MTADTVPSQKPLDRPKWWLLILGLALVLAGGFLAASIRGAGGTTVTDVRFAGADGKQMSALLYVPENATPQTPAPSILAVHGYINSRETQDGFAIEFARRGYVVLALDQTGHGYSKGPAFSNGFGGPDGLAYLRSLPMVDTDNIGLEGHSMGGWTVLAAAAAMPDAYKAVVLEGSSTGAPFAQEGSPEWPRNLGLVFSRYDEFAQIMWGVDRAGDVGHSAKLQAVFGTDKPVVAGRVYGDIAAGTARKLTQPATTHPGDHFSREAIGDAVDWFAATLEGGRPLPASDQTWFWKEAGTGIGLVGFVMVILGSIDLLLHFPFFTPLRAAPREAREKRDKRWWRDFALASILPAVLFFPVFGLIYLFVPPSPALPQVVTTQVTAWALLGAGISFAIGWFTRRTMEDRKADWLRSLALALATVAIGYFLVWLVGRLFVTDLRLWVVAIKFPSAAQWGISAIYVVPLTLAFLVTMRSLAGLTLAGESTAKRYVTAILALSGGIALMLAIIYGVLLTTGTLITAFDPLSTVIALQFVPVLTALAIIGTFTWQRTGSYRPAGLIAGLLVTLYVVAGTATQA; encoded by the coding sequence ATGACCGCAGATACCGTGCCTTCGCAAAAGCCGCTGGACCGTCCAAAATGGTGGCTGCTGATCCTTGGATTGGCGCTGGTCCTGGCCGGCGGATTCCTGGCCGCTTCGATCCGCGGCGCAGGCGGCACCACAGTCACCGACGTTCGCTTTGCCGGCGCCGACGGTAAGCAGATGAGTGCCCTGCTCTACGTCCCCGAAAATGCCACGCCGCAGACCCCCGCCCCCAGTATTCTGGCGGTCCACGGCTACATCAACTCGCGTGAGACGCAGGATGGGTTCGCGATCGAGTTCGCACGGCGCGGCTATGTCGTTCTGGCGCTCGACCAGACGGGTCACGGCTATAGCAAGGGGCCCGCCTTCTCCAACGGCTTCGGCGGGCCCGACGGACTGGCCTATCTCCGTTCGTTGCCGATGGTCGACACGGATAATATCGGGCTTGAGGGGCACAGCATGGGCGGCTGGACTGTCCTCGCCGCCGCGGCGGCCATGCCCGATGCATACAAGGCGGTGGTACTCGAAGGTTCTTCGACCGGCGCGCCCTTCGCGCAGGAGGGTTCGCCCGAATGGCCGCGCAACCTCGGCCTGGTGTTCAGCCGCTACGATGAGTTTGCGCAGATCATGTGGGGCGTCGACCGCGCGGGCGACGTTGGCCACAGCGCCAAGCTGCAGGCGGTCTTCGGAACCGACAAGCCTGTGGTGGCGGGTCGTGTCTATGGCGACATCGCCGCGGGCACCGCGCGCAAGCTCACCCAGCCCGCAACGACGCATCCGGGCGACCACTTCTCGCGCGAGGCGATCGGTGACGCGGTCGACTGGTTCGCCGCAACGCTGGAAGGTGGCAGGCCCCTGCCCGCGAGCGACCAGACCTGGTTCTGGAAGGAAGCGGGCACCGGGATCGGACTGGTCGGCTTCGTCATGGTCATCCTGGGAAGCATCGATTTGCTGCTCCACTTTCCCTTCTTCACGCCTCTTCGCGCCGCACCCCGCGAAGCGCGGGAGAAGCGTGACAAGCGCTGGTGGCGTGACTTCGCGCTCGCCAGCATCCTTCCTGCCGTGCTGTTCTTCCCAGTATTCGGGCTGATCTACCTGTTCGTCCCCCCGTCGCCGGCGCTGCCGCAGGTTGTGACGACGCAGGTGACCGCCTGGGCCCTGCTGGGGGCCGGCATCAGCTTCGCAATCGGATGGTTCACCCGCCGGACGATGGAAGATCGCAAGGCCGACTGGCTACGCTCGCTGGCCCTCGCCCTGGCGACAGTAGCGATCGGTTACTTCCTCGTCTGGCTGGTCGGTCGGCTGTTCGTCACCGACCTGAGATTGTGGGTGGTGGCAATCAAATTCCCTAGTGCTGCCCAATGGGGCATCTCCGCGATCTATGTCGTTCCGCTGACGCTGGCCTTCCTCGTCACGATGCGCTCGCTCGCGGGCCTCACGCTGGCGGGCGAAAGCACGGCGAAGCGTTACGTCACCGCCATTCTTGCCCTGTCCGGCGGCATCGCATTGATGCTCGCGATCATCTACGGCGTGCTGCTGACCACCGGGACGCTGATCACCGCCTTCGATCCGCTGAGCACGGTCATCGCGCTGCAATTCGTCCCCGTGCTGACGGCATTGGCGATTATCGGCACCTTCACCTGGCAGCGCACCGGCAGCTATCGCCCGGCGGGACTGATCGCCGGGCTGTTGGTCACGCTCTACGTCGTCGCCGGAACCGCCACGCAGGCGTGA
- a CDS encoding class II aldolase/adducin family protein has protein sequence MATVLEMQSVTDDSHIRGAVSEEEWQVRVDLAAAYRLVAMYGWDDLIFTHLSARVPGPEHHFLINPYDMMFDEITASSLVKIDVDGNPVLPTAHPVNPAGFTIHSALHMNCEDAHAVMHLHTPSGQAVSAMAEGLMDHTQTAMVAKGDLAYHEYEGIATDLEERERLVEDMGNCHSMILRNHGTLTIGKTVAECFLRLYFLERACDAQVRMLAAGRDGLHNPPQGTPEKVKNQTPEDGMAPIANKLAWPALLRKLDRIDPSFRN, from the coding sequence ATGGCCACCGTACTCGAAATGCAGTCCGTTACCGACGACAGCCATATCCGCGGCGCCGTGAGCGAAGAGGAATGGCAGGTCCGCGTCGACCTCGCCGCCGCCTATCGCCTCGTCGCGATGTATGGCTGGGACGATCTGATCTTCACCCACCTTTCGGCCCGCGTGCCGGGGCCCGAGCATCATTTCCTGATCAATCCCTATGACATGATGTTCGACGAGATCACCGCGTCCTCGCTGGTCAAGATCGACGTCGACGGCAACCCCGTCCTGCCGACCGCGCACCCGGTCAATCCCGCGGGCTTCACCATCCATTCGGCGCTGCACATGAATTGTGAGGATGCGCATGCGGTGATGCACCTGCACACGCCCTCGGGCCAGGCGGTCAGCGCCATGGCCGAAGGGCTGATGGACCACACCCAGACCGCGATGGTCGCCAAGGGCGATCTTGCCTACCACGAGTATGAGGGCATCGCGACCGACCTCGAGGAGCGCGAGCGGCTGGTCGAGGACATGGGCAATTGCCACTCGATGATCCTGCGCAACCACGGCACGCTGACCATCGGCAAGACCGTGGCCGAATGCTTCCTGCGGCTCTACTTCCTCGAACGCGCCTGCGATGCGCAGGTCCGCATGCTCGCCGCGGGCCGCGACGGGCTGCACAACCCGCCGCAGGGCACGCCCGAGAAGGTCAAGAACCAGACGCCCGAAGACGGCATGGCCCCGATCGCCAACAAGCTCGCCTGGCCGGCACTGCTGCGCAAGCTCGACCGGATCGACCCGAGCTTCCGCAACTGA
- a CDS encoding universal stress protein, with translation MRSILLHVENTPAFEDRFQYALDLARHFRGHLSCFQGISMEAMVSADFAGVGTGMVLDSLREAADEHRAKVEAALGQEDVPWDWETAYGREVANLQRRAALSDVVVMGPLGWGKDGRGASPVVAELVLAVETPILFVPQGCSSFDATHPALVAWNGSREAGNALRFAVPLLREANAVYLASVEEPSKEGRVELPDTDGAAYLSRHGISSTIVELDHSDGTVAYTLVRAAKLRDCGLMVMGAYGHSRLAELLLGGVTRSMLAEPTIPLLLAH, from the coding sequence GTGCGTTCGATCCTTCTCCACGTGGAAAACACCCCGGCCTTTGAGGACCGGTTCCAATATGCGCTCGACTTGGCGCGCCATTTCCGCGGGCACCTGTCGTGTTTCCAGGGAATAAGCATGGAGGCGATGGTTTCGGCCGATTTCGCCGGTGTCGGCACGGGTATGGTGCTCGACTCCCTGCGCGAGGCGGCAGACGAGCACCGCGCCAAGGTGGAGGCTGCGCTGGGGCAGGAGGACGTACCGTGGGACTGGGAAACCGCCTATGGCCGCGAGGTCGCCAATCTTCAGCGTAGGGCTGCGCTCAGCGATGTGGTCGTCATGGGGCCGCTGGGCTGGGGCAAGGACGGCAGAGGGGCCTCGCCGGTGGTCGCCGAGCTGGTGCTGGCGGTCGAAACGCCGATCCTGTTCGTGCCGCAGGGATGCAGCAGCTTTGATGCCACGCACCCCGCGCTGGTTGCCTGGAACGGCTCGCGCGAGGCCGGCAATGCCCTGCGCTTCGCCGTTCCGCTGCTGCGCGAGGCGAACGCGGTCTATCTCGCCAGCGTCGAAGAACCGAGCAAGGAAGGGCGGGTCGAACTGCCCGACACCGATGGTGCGGCCTATCTCAGCCGTCATGGCATTTCGAGCACGATTGTCGAGCTCGACCATAGCGACGGGACGGTGGCGTATACGCTCGTACGCGCCGCGAAACTGCGTGACTGCGGGCTGATGGTGATGGGCGCCTATGGTCACTCACGCCTGGCCGAGCTGCTGCTCGGCGGCGTGACCCGCAGCATGTTGGCCGAACCGACAATACCCCTGCTGCTCGCCCACTGA
- a CDS encoding GMC family oxidoreductase, whose product MAQRYDLSDDSVVVVIGSGAGGGTVANELAQRGVDVVCLEAGSRLEISDIRNDPPFMDQVMGWHDRREGAPVWLCKTVGGTTMRWSAVSPRFKDFEFRARSTYGAMDDTTLIDWPLGLDELEPYYELAETKMGVSGTGGRPPSAENNNYKVMAAGAHRIGYRDITSSNIAINSIPYDNRPACRQIGFCNDGCAIGAKWSTLYTEIPKAEVTGHFELRANCMALKINHDAKGKVTGVVYQDASGNFQEQKARVICLAANVVETTRLLLLSESNLFPNGLANSSGQVGRNYTRHMANGLAAVMPKPVHFYRGARQAGIIRDEHRHDPSRGFAGGYLFQTSAGPPEWLSEFAGWGETAAEWMEQFNHFASVFLVGEDPPQASNWIYLHPTEKDERGLPVPVLEYAHHPNTTAMLSHADRKARELFAALGGKDIRGDTDKLGGGCHNMGVARMSVDPRDGVTNRWGRAHDVSNLYISDGSVFTTSAAPNPTLTIVALAIRQAEHIAASMSRGDL is encoded by the coding sequence ATGGCACAGCGATACGATCTGTCCGATGACAGCGTTGTTGTCGTAATCGGTTCGGGAGCTGGTGGTGGGACCGTTGCCAATGAGCTCGCGCAACGGGGCGTCGATGTCGTTTGCTTAGAAGCAGGTTCGCGACTGGAGATCTCCGACATCAGGAACGACCCGCCCTTTATGGACCAGGTGATGGGTTGGCATGACCGTCGTGAGGGTGCTCCCGTTTGGTTGTGCAAGACGGTGGGTGGTACCACCATGCGCTGGTCGGCAGTTTCGCCCCGCTTCAAGGATTTCGAGTTTCGGGCAAGGTCCACCTATGGCGCGATGGACGATACTACTCTGATCGACTGGCCACTTGGTTTGGATGAACTCGAGCCGTACTACGAGCTTGCTGAAACGAAAATGGGTGTTTCCGGCACTGGTGGGCGTCCACCATCGGCAGAAAACAACAATTACAAGGTGATGGCTGCTGGCGCGCATCGGATAGGATACCGCGATATTACCTCGAGCAACATCGCCATCAACTCGATCCCGTATGACAATCGCCCCGCGTGCCGCCAGATTGGCTTTTGCAATGACGGCTGTGCGATTGGTGCGAAATGGTCGACGCTCTACACCGAAATTCCCAAGGCAGAGGTGACCGGGCATTTCGAACTGCGTGCAAATTGCATGGCACTGAAGATCAATCATGACGCCAAGGGCAAGGTGACCGGGGTTGTGTACCAGGACGCCTCCGGCAATTTCCAAGAACAGAAGGCGCGCGTGATTTGCCTAGCTGCAAATGTGGTCGAGACGACCCGCCTATTGCTGCTTTCAGAATCGAACTTGTTTCCGAATGGACTGGCCAACAGTTCGGGCCAGGTCGGCAGGAACTACACTCGCCATATGGCCAATGGTCTTGCCGCAGTGATGCCCAAGCCGGTCCATTTCTATCGTGGTGCGCGCCAGGCAGGTATCATCAGAGATGAGCATCGCCATGATCCATCGCGCGGCTTTGCTGGCGGTTATCTTTTCCAGACTTCCGCCGGTCCACCGGAATGGCTTTCGGAATTCGCGGGATGGGGGGAGACTGCAGCAGAATGGATGGAGCAGTTCAATCACTTTGCGTCAGTGTTCTTGGTTGGCGAAGATCCGCCGCAGGCCAGCAACTGGATTTACCTGCATCCAACGGAGAAGGACGAGCGGGGCCTACCAGTACCAGTTCTGGAGTATGCCCATCATCCGAATACCACGGCGATGCTCTCTCATGCCGATCGCAAGGCGCGCGAGCTCTTCGCCGCACTGGGCGGGAAAGACATTCGTGGCGACACGGATAAATTGGGTGGGGGATGCCACAATATGGGTGTCGCCCGGATGAGCGTGGATCCCCGCGATGGGGTGACCAACCGCTGGGGGCGCGCTCACGACGTTTCCAATCTCTATATCTCTGATGGCAGCGTGTTCACCACCAGCGCTGCACCAAATCCCACTCTGACAATCGTCGCACTGGCCATCCGTCAAGCCGAGCATATTGCCGCAAGCATGTCGCGAGGCGATCTATAG
- a CDS encoding HD domain-containing protein has translation MTEVIEKTAAFRTMTEGTQEDWDIIMTHMKPFAENGGARILQHLKLLDGDFGGFPVDRLTHCLQTATRAYRDGKPEDYVVMALLHDIGDTLGAYNHADIAAAILQPFVSEELHWIVKHHAIFQGNNFFHFVGLDPDMRDRFRDSPYFEATREFIDKYDCPAFDPDYDSEPLEFFEPMVMRLFERPRSSIYKSAMEQN, from the coding sequence ATGACCGAAGTGATCGAGAAGACCGCAGCCTTCCGCACCATGACCGAAGGAACCCAGGAAGACTGGGACATCATCATGACGCATATGAAGCCCTTCGCCGAAAACGGCGGGGCGCGGATCCTCCAGCACCTCAAGCTGCTCGACGGCGATTTCGGCGGTTTCCCGGTCGATCGCCTGACCCATTGCCTGCAGACTGCCACCCGCGCCTATCGCGACGGCAAGCCCGAGGATTACGTGGTCATGGCGCTGCTGCACGACATCGGCGACACGTTGGGCGCCTACAACCATGCCGATATCGCCGCGGCAATCCTGCAGCCCTTCGTTTCCGAAGAGCTTCACTGGATCGTCAAGCATCACGCGATCTTCCAGGGCAACAACTTCTTCCACTTCGTCGGGCTCGATCCGGACATGCGCGACCGTTTCCGGGATTCGCCCTATTTCGAGGCGACGCGCGAGTTCATCGACAAATACGACTGCCCGGCCTTCGATCCGGACTACGACAGCGAACCGCTGGAGTTCTTCGAGCCGATGGTGATGCGCCTGTTCGAACGGCCGCGCAGCAGCATCTACAAGTCGGCAATGGAACAGAACTGA
- a CDS encoding Crp/Fnr family transcriptional regulator, with protein MQRTYHFAEMQPTRAEGDIFAALVSIGHRRRFASGTQVLHRGDPGTGFWLIESGHVMACRFGPEGERTLFAVLGPGDLIGELACFAGLTQQVHAITEGEASLVWIDMVQVDRLLADGPHFAKWMLSALANKLRTALDRVEGDHNLPAQARIARVLADVAKREGPELEITQQQLADYVGVSRVTAGQVLARFAADGLVERRYGRLRVVRAEALAGYSG; from the coding sequence ATGCAAAGAACTTATCATTTCGCCGAAATGCAGCCCACCCGCGCCGAAGGGGACATCTTCGCCGCGCTGGTATCAATCGGGCACCGGCGGCGCTTCGCTTCGGGCACGCAGGTGCTGCACCGGGGCGATCCCGGCACGGGCTTCTGGCTGATCGAGAGCGGGCATGTGATGGCCTGTCGCTTCGGGCCGGAGGGGGAACGCACGCTCTTCGCGGTGCTGGGGCCGGGCGACCTGATCGGCGAACTGGCCTGCTTTGCCGGCCTGACCCAGCAGGTCCATGCGATCACCGAAGGCGAGGCATCGCTGGTGTGGATCGACATGGTGCAGGTCGACCGGCTGCTGGCCGATGGGCCGCATTTCGCCAAATGGATGCTCAGCGCGCTGGCCAACAAGCTGCGCACCGCGCTGGACCGGGTGGAGGGGGACCACAACCTGCCGGCGCAAGCGCGGATCGCGCGGGTGCTGGCCGATGTCGCCAAGCGCGAGGGGCCCGAGCTGGAGATCACCCAGCAGCAGCTGGCGGACTATGTCGGCGTGTCGCGCGTGACCGCCGGGCAGGTGCTCGCCCGCTTCGCTGCCGACGGCCTGGTCGAGCGTCGCTATGGCCGCCTGCGCGTGGTCCGGGCCGAAGCTCTGGCGGGCTATTCGGGTTAG
- a CDS encoding DEAD/DEAH box helicase family protein produces the protein MLEAMHFSGTWRDYQQRVLDEFDHHLADDRINIVAAPGSGKTVLGLELVRRLGRPAIVLAPSLTIRDQWAARLVPLFMANRPDESFVSFSLEAPATITCATYQALHAIHADSGKDRIEILLAWARANAPVTLVLDEAHHLRQEWWRALDMLIEELGDAKVVSLTATPPYDAPLAEWRRFESACGPIDLEIGIPELVRNGDLCPHQDHVVLSRPSDDLLALLDARREAVSDIVQMIRADATLADGIENHPWLLRPLDHLEPILDNPTILSSMLVHLHAIGRELPKDALRLLGVDVKSVPMQTARWFEALLNALLYDLGETSPLDVGARRVLINRLHRSGLIEGDRVKLGETKRIVRMMAGDRVKLTSIAVIAEAEARQCRNELRMLVLADHVRGADLPNRPSAKFEPAKIGVATIFETLRRKDLPGQSIGVLTGTLVILPVRASDALTNLGADRGIPRDELNTRALPHCITHRIVTASGNGKRALVGLVTELFQRGDITVLVGTQALLGEGWDAPAINSLVLASNSASYMLSNQMRGRAIRIDPHRPGKVSNIWHLATLTDPSAIGSMGRLVENLEWGGIADGAAVTADIKLLERRFDAYAGISNDGTMRIGTGLARLALADHETLQAANAATFARAADRAGIARDWATSLGDAPSRAHVREVAAPRHTPRRLVWRNTINSVVTSGLASGAMAGSYGLLNSLGTKPFLVLLTGVATTATIATLPRLARALYLALRNGSLENSLRQVGEMVLVGLRNAGFLDHQEYSDAQVLVAAGLDGSRTLCFDGLSRNADILAMDAVVELLGPIQNPRYLLVRKGGLIRDGKDYHAIPAVFSKNKAAAESFAREWSARVGPCKALATRSEEGRQALLLARRASLAAGMQRAVERRSDWR, from the coding sequence ATGCTCGAGGCGATGCATTTCAGCGGGACATGGCGCGACTATCAGCAACGCGTGCTCGATGAATTCGATCACCATCTGGCAGATGATCGTATCAACATCGTCGCCGCTCCCGGATCGGGCAAGACGGTACTCGGGCTGGAACTGGTTCGGCGGCTCGGTCGCCCGGCAATAGTGCTCGCTCCATCACTGACGATCCGTGATCAGTGGGCCGCACGCCTTGTCCCTCTGTTCATGGCCAATCGGCCGGACGAGAGCTTCGTGTCATTCTCGCTCGAGGCCCCGGCCACAATTACCTGCGCGACGTACCAGGCACTCCACGCGATCCACGCCGACAGCGGGAAGGACAGGATCGAGATCTTGCTTGCTTGGGCGAGAGCGAATGCTCCTGTCACGCTAGTGCTCGATGAAGCGCATCATTTGCGACAGGAATGGTGGCGTGCACTTGACATGTTGATTGAAGAGCTGGGCGACGCAAAGGTCGTCTCGCTTACCGCTACCCCGCCGTATGATGCTCCGCTTGCAGAATGGCGGCGTTTCGAAAGTGCATGCGGACCGATCGATCTTGAGATCGGTATCCCGGAACTAGTCCGAAACGGTGACCTCTGCCCGCATCAGGATCACGTCGTCCTGTCGAGACCCAGCGACGACCTGCTGGCCTTGCTCGATGCACGCCGCGAAGCGGTCTCCGATATCGTGCAAATGATCAGGGCTGATGCCACGCTTGCCGATGGCATAGAAAACCACCCGTGGTTGCTCCGACCGCTCGATCACCTCGAGCCGATTCTCGATAACCCGACGATCCTTTCCTCGATGCTCGTCCATCTCCACGCCATCGGACGCGAGTTGCCGAAGGATGCGCTGCGTCTGCTTGGTGTCGACGTAAAATCGGTACCCATGCAGACAGCGCGTTGGTTCGAAGCCCTGCTCAATGCGCTGTTGTACGATTTGGGCGAAACGTCTCCTCTCGACGTCGGGGCCCGCAGAGTATTGATCAACCGGCTGCATCGAAGCGGGTTGATCGAAGGCGATCGGGTCAAGCTTGGTGAGACCAAGCGGATCGTAAGGATGATGGCGGGCGATCGTGTAAAGTTGACCAGCATAGCGGTCATTGCCGAAGCCGAGGCTCGACAATGTCGTAACGAACTGCGGATGCTGGTGCTGGCCGACCATGTGCGCGGTGCCGACCTGCCCAACAGACCATCGGCCAAGTTTGAGCCCGCCAAGATCGGCGTAGCCACAATCTTCGAAACCTTGCGACGCAAAGATCTGCCGGGGCAGAGCATTGGGGTTCTGACCGGGACACTCGTTATTCTTCCCGTCCGAGCTAGCGATGCATTGACTAATCTGGGTGCGGATCGTGGCATCCCGAGGGATGAGCTGAACACTCGCGCACTCCCCCATTGCATTACGCATCGGATCGTGACCGCCAGTGGCAATGGCAAGAGAGCGCTGGTCGGACTGGTGACGGAGCTGTTTCAGCGAGGAGATATTACCGTCCTCGTCGGCACCCAGGCGCTATTGGGAGAAGGCTGGGATGCACCTGCGATCAACAGCTTGGTTCTTGCTAGCAATTCGGCGAGCTATATGCTGTCCAACCAGATGCGCGGGCGGGCCATTCGCATCGACCCGCATCGACCAGGCAAGGTCTCCAACATCTGGCATCTGGCGACTCTCACTGACCCTTCAGCGATCGGGTCGATGGGCAGGCTTGTCGAGAATCTCGAATGGGGCGGTATTGCCGATGGGGCCGCGGTCACCGCCGACATCAAACTGCTGGAACGCCGGTTTGATGCCTACGCAGGAATCTCCAACGATGGCACAATGCGAATAGGGACGGGTTTGGCTCGCTTGGCACTGGCGGATCACGAAACGCTTCAGGCAGCCAATGCGGCGACCTTCGCTCGCGCAGCCGATCGCGCGGGTATCGCGCGCGATTGGGCTACTTCGCTTGGCGATGCTCCTTCGCGTGCGCATGTCCGCGAAGTCGCCGCGCCACGGCACACACCACGGCGCCTCGTATGGCGCAATACCATCAACTCAGTCGTAACCTCCGGATTGGCCAGCGGGGCGATGGCTGGTTCCTACGGACTCTTGAATTCTCTCGGAACCAAGCCCTTCCTCGTACTGCTGACAGGAGTAGCTACTACCGCAACGATCGCAACGCTCCCTAGGCTTGCCAGGGCGTTGTACCTGGCCCTGCGCAACGGCAGCCTCGAAAATAGTCTGCGTCAGGTGGGCGAGATGGTACTAGTCGGCTTGCGCAACGCCGGGTTCCTTGATCACCAGGAATACAGCGACGCCCAGGTCCTTGTGGCGGCTGGGCTGGATGGAAGCCGTACACTCTGTTTCGATGGCCTAAGCCGCAACGCCGACATCCTGGCGATGGATGCGGTGGTCGAGCTTCTTGGGCCAATCCAGAACCCACGATACTTGCTGGTACGGAAGGGTGGTCTCATCCGGGACGGCAAGGACTATCATGCCATCCCCGCAGTATTCTCCAAGAACAAAGCAGCGGCCGAGAGTTTTGCCCGCGAATGGTCGGCTCGGGTGGGGCCTTGCAAGGCTTTGGCAACTCGCAGTGAAGAAGGACGTCAAGCTCTGCTCCTGGCGCGGCGTGCCTCGCTTGCGGCTGGGATGCAAAGAGCGGTTGAGCGTCGCTCGGACTGGCGCTGA
- a CDS encoding DEAD/DEAH box helicase, translating into MSFESLPPLLGDALAARGYETLTPVQAAVTDPEVAGRDLIVSAQTGSGKTVAFGLALADELLGELGGSPLCEQPLALVIAPTRELALQVSRELGWLFAGAGLRIATCVGGMDASKERRALRGGPAIVVGTPGRLRDHIERGALDLSGLIGVVLDEADEMLDMGFREDLEEILDATPDGRRTLLFSATMPPAIVRLAERYQRDALRLSLAGETRGHGDIAYQCVTVGPSEIENAVVNLLRFHEAETAICFCATRDSVRRLHATLQNRGFGVVALSGEHSQSERNQALQALRDRRARVCVATDVAARGIDLPSLSLVVHVEIPRDAETLQHRSGRTGRAGKKGTAALIVPYNRRKRIESMLRGARIEAEWLDAPSAEAIRKRDRTRLIERITEPREFDEDDRELAAELLKRMPPEDIAAALVHSHRAELPQPEELLANTPEAREQAKAERHRPGFEDVVWFKIGVGRRQSAEPRWILPLICRRGHITRNEIGAIRIGQHESWFQIPRPVAAKFADAVARTASPEDEQDAIAIVEAPEGPRVEARENRKHGGPRVSPRPLGAGPGKRPGPGAPFKGKPGGGKPFSGKPKPGFKGKGRKPTK; encoded by the coding sequence ATGTCCTTCGAATCCCTTCCGCCACTGCTCGGCGATGCATTGGCCGCTCGCGGCTATGAAACCCTCACCCCGGTCCAGGCCGCGGTCACCGATCCCGAGGTCGCCGGACGCGACCTGATCGTTTCCGCGCAGACCGGCAGCGGCAAGACCGTCGCCTTCGGCCTTGCCCTCGCCGACGAACTGCTCGGCGAACTGGGCGGCTCGCCGCTGTGCGAACAGCCACTGGCGCTGGTGATCGCCCCCACGCGCGAACTGGCGCTGCAGGTCAGCCGCGAGCTCGGCTGGCTCTTTGCCGGTGCGGGCCTGCGCATCGCCACCTGCGTCGGCGGCATGGATGCGAGCAAGGAACGCCGTGCGCTGCGCGGCGGACCGGCCATCGTGGTCGGCACGCCGGGGCGCCTGCGCGACCATATCGAACGCGGTGCGCTCGACCTCTCCGGCCTGATCGGCGTGGTGCTCGACGAAGCGGACGAGATGCTCGACATGGGCTTCCGCGAGGATCTCGAGGAAATCCTCGACGCGACGCCCGATGGCCGCCGCACGCTGCTGTTTTCCGCCACCATGCCGCCCGCCATCGTGCGATTGGCCGAACGCTACCAGCGCGATGCGCTGCGGCTGTCGCTGGCGGGCGAGACGCGCGGGCACGGCGATATCGCCTATCAGTGCGTCACCGTCGGCCCGTCGGAGATCGAGAACGCGGTGGTCAATCTGCTGCGCTTCCACGAGGCCGAGACGGCGATCTGTTTCTGCGCCACGCGCGACAGCGTCCGCCGGCTCCACGCGACATTGCAGAACCGCGGCTTCGGCGTGGTGGCGCTTTCGGGCGAGCATTCGCAGAGCGAGCGCAACCAGGCGTTGCAGGCGCTGCGTGACCGGCGCGCACGGGTTTGCGTGGCGACCGATGTCGCCGCGCGCGGGATCGACCTGCCCAGCCTCAGCCTGGTGGTCCATGTCGAGATTCCGCGCGATGCCGAGACGCTGCAGCACCGTTCGGGTCGCACCGGGCGCGCGGGCAAGAAGGGCACCGCGGCGCTGATCGTTCCCTACAACCGCCGCAAGCGCATCGAGAGCATGCTGCGCGGCGCGCGGATCGAGGCGGAGTGGCTCGACGCGCCTTCGGCCGAAGCGATCCGCAAGCGCGACCGCACCCGCCTGATCGAGCGGATCACCGAGCCGCGCGAGTTCGACGAGGACGATCGCGAGCTGGCAGCCGAGCTGCTGAAGCGCATGCCGCCCGAAGATATCGCCGCGGCGCTGGTCCATTCGCACCGCGCCGAACTGCCGCAGCCCGAAGAACTGCTCGCCAACACCCCCGAGGCGCGCGAGCAGGCCAAGGCGGAACGCCACCGCCCCGGCTTCGAGGACGTGGTGTGGTTCAAGATCGGCGTGGGCCGCCGCCAGAGTGCCGAGCCGCGCTGGATCCTGCCACTGATCTGTCGCCGCGGGCACATCACCCGCAACGAGATCGGGGCGATCCGTATCGGCCAGCACGAAAGCTGGTTCCAGATCCCGCGCCCGGTCGCGGCCAAGTTCGCCGATGCCGTGGCGCGTACCGCCTCGCCCGAGGACGAGCAGGACGCGATCGCGATCGTCGAGGCGCCCGAAGGTCCGCGCGTCGAAGCGCGCGAGAACCGCAAGCACGGCGGCCCGCGCGTCTCCCCGCGTCCGCTCGGCGCCGGTCCGGGCAAGCGCCCCGGCCCCGGCGCTCCGTTCAAGGGCAAGCCCGGCGGCGGCAAGCCCTTCTCCGGCAAGCCCAAGCCGGGCTTCAAGGGCAAGGGGCGCAAACCGACGAAGTAA